DNA from Prunus persica cultivar Lovell chromosome G6, Prunus_persica_NCBIv2, whole genome shotgun sequence:
gttattcagatgcagattgggcaggtaatgtaacagatagaaaatctacatcgggttacttcacattcgtgggaggtaatttggtgacatggaggagcaagaaacataatgtagtagctttatccagtgcagaagctgagttcagaggcatgactaaagggatttatgaacttctttggttaagaaagttgcttattgaACTTGGGTACAAACCTatatccacaatgaatctcttttgtgacaacaaggctgctatagccattgaaCAGAATCCGattcagcatgatcgtactaaacatgttgaggtggattgacacttcatcaaacagaagcttgaggctaaagtgtttcagtttcctttgtgaaatccgaggatcaattggcggatattttgataaaggcgatttccagtaaagcattccacaattcactggatcagttgggcattgccgacatctatgcaccaacgtgaggggggagtgttggtgtgacttgtggatattgacttactttccttacacaccaagaattcctattataattgtaattgatttactttaattcattatttcctactgtaaatagatttaggaatttattacttacttgcccattcaggtttcgttgtattataaatatgacctcctacaaggagaaaaatacacagaaaattcccacaaacaaatattctctcatagttttcatattttagcaaatcCTACCCTCATAGACTCTTAATAACGGAAGCAGACTCTTTGCTCGCTATACGGCAACAAATTACTCAAGAGGTAGATTCCTGTTTACACTACAATCTAGTGGAGATCTCATGCTTTATACAACAAATTTCCCACAAGATTATCCCTATTTCAGTTATTGGAAGATCGATACTAATGGTAGTGGCTTTCAAGTCATATTCAACCACTCTGGCTCTATTTACCGTGCTGCAAGGAATGGAACCATACTTAATGTAATATCCTCCTATACATTATCAAAGCAAGATTTATACCAGAGAGCAACTCTTGACTATGACGGAGTTTTGAGGCACTTTGTCTGCCATAAAGGCACTGGCTCAAATGCCGGAGTTTGGTCCACATTGTCCTTCATACTTTCAAATATCTGCATGAGTATCTTGCAACCGTAAGGTTTTGGTGCATGTGGGTTCAACAGCTTATGTCAACATGACCAAGGACAACCAATGTGCAAGTGTCCACCTGGTTATACCTTGATGGATCCACATGATGTGTTGAAAGGCTGCAAACAGAACTTTGCTCCACAAAGCTGTGATGAGGCCTCAGCAGAGACCGATCTTTTCTATCTTCAAGAGATGAACAATGTGTATTGGCAGGGATCTGAATATGACAAGTTTCAGGGCGTAACTGAGGATTGGTGCAGGCAGACTTGCCTAGCTGATTGTTACTGCACCACTGCCGGTTTCATAAATGGGAATTGTTCTTTGAAGGGAGCCCCACTTCCCAATGGGAGGATAGACAACAGTTTTATGGGAAAAAATTTGATCAAAGTAAGGAAAGGCAACTCTACTTCGAAATCAGCCGGAAGCGCAaatacaaaaaggaaagatgGGTCAACTTTGATTGTTGTTGGATCAGTGCTCCTCAGTAGCTTGGGGTTTCTCAACTTCCTCTTACCATTGATAACCTATATTTGATTGTTTCTCACATCTATTCTAGAAAAGTTAAGGTGATTCAGCCTTGTCCAGTCATGCAGGGCATGAATTTGAAGTGTTTCAATTATGAGGAGTTAAAAGAAGCCACAAACGAATTCAAGGAAGAACTAGGACGGGGCGCATCGGCAACAGCTTTTAAAGGAAAGTTTTCGTCTGATAATGGCAAGTGTGTTGCTGTTAAAATTTTAGATGCTAAGGTTAGAGATAACGAGTTGGAATTCAATGCTGAGGTGAGTGCAATTGGCAGAATACATCACAAGAATTTAGTCCAATTACTTGGATTTTGTAACGAGGGACATCACCGAATTCTTGTGTATGAGTTTATGAGCAATGGCTCTCTAGCAAGCTTCCTCTTTAGAGAGTCAATGCCAAACTGGtatcaaaaaaggaaaattgccTTGGGAATTGCAAGAGGGCTTTTGTATTTGCACGAGGAGTGCGGCAGCCAAATTGTACATTGTGACATTAAGCCTCAAAACATTCTTCTTAATGACTATTTCACAGCAAGAATTTCTGACTTCGGATTAGCCAAGCTTTTGAAAATGGACCAGACTCGAATTAGGACTGCAATCAGGGAACGAAAGGGTATGTGGCTCCCGAATGGTTCAAAAACTTGGCTATCACAGTGAAGGCGGATGTTTACAGCTTTGGCATTTTGCTATTGGAGATTATTTGCTGCAGgaagaaatttgaagaagagGCTAAGGATGAAAATCAAATGATATTAGCTGATTGGCCATATGATTTCTATAAGCGAAAGAAAATGCATCTTCTGTTGCAGAATGATGGTGAGGCAATGGAAGACATCAAGGAGATGGAGAAGTATGTGATGATTGCAATATTGTGTATCAAGAAGGATCCATTACTAAGACCCACCATGAAGAAAGTTACATTGATGCTTGAAGGTACTGTTGAAGTCTCAGTTCCACCTGATCCATCCTCATTCATAAATTCAGGATCGTCTTCCTTGTAAAATTCCGTACTTTTGTATGTTTGATCATCAAGGACTCCTCTTCAAACTGTCATGCTTGGAACCCTAACTAAAAGTAGGGTAATGAGTGTATAATAATTATAAGTACCAATTGAGATGTCTCAATAAAATGAAGGataatttcttctttgtgCTACACTCAAGTAAAAAATTTCTGTTCCAGGGGAGGCATTTTTAGTCCGCTATACAAGGTGTAAGGTTCAGTTTGGGATTGCtgtcacttttaaaaaaaattgattctgctgtgctttgaaaataattaactgTAAAGTAAAGCACTCCATatttggtaaacaatatttttaaagtgctgttagtacaaaaagcaatgtcaaaaccgtttggtaaattttaatataaaattgttgtaactgtgaataatgactaaaatagacatgatgttaaaagtgttatgtactaatcatgtggtggtagtggtagtGGTGGAGTGGTGGAGTGGTGGAGTGGaggtagtggtggtgatgaaggtggagttggtggtggtggtggggatggtgattgtggaggtggtggtggtggttgtagTGGCAgcatggtggtggttgtggtgttggttgtggAGGTGGTAGTGGATGTGGAGAttttggaggaggaggtggttgtggtggtcgTGCTAGTGGTCgtgctggtggtggtggtggtggaggtggaggtggaggaggtggtggtgaaggtggtggagaaggtggtggtggtggcaaaggatgaggaggagaaggatgtggtggtggtggtggcggtggttgtAGAGGTAGTGAATCTGGTGGTGCAAAGTGGAGGAGTTGGATGTGGAAGTGGAGGTGGTGAaggtggtggaggaggtggtggttgtggtggtggtggcggagcatgaggaggagaaggatgtGGAGGTAGTGAATGTGGTGGTGCAAGTGGTGGAGTTGGATGTGGAAGTGGAGGtgtgtcattttttaaaatgaatgattgtattttgggaattaaaaaaatgcattAAAAGTTcatctctgcttcttttgaaagcagctttgaaaagcaacCCAGAGCCTGCTTTTAAAAGCTGCTGTCAAAAGGCAactgcttttaaaataatcaggatattttatttttgaccaaacaccttaaactgcttaactttaaagtgaagCAGGTTTTTGACGaaaaaaagcaatcccaaacAGGGCAAGCCAAGACTACTAATTCTTATTGAGCCAGAATATTCTATCAAAAATACAAGTACTAAATATCATTCAAGCATAATAATCAAtctcaaaacataaaatacttattcaacatcaaaagaaaaactcaattcATGCATCCCACTCGTCatcaaaaaacataaaatactatGATTTTCGGCATTTATGTGTGGACTTTAGTGTTATGTTTGGGTTTTATggatattttgttgtttgggaaaaaaaagacatatatatatatatatatatatatatatatatatgaatctaGCACAAAGAGAATTGCATACCAAAGAGAGACGCTTCAACTTATGGAGAGAATTTATACTGAAAATACcatcttttatttatgtaagagaaaataaaaaaagaaaataccattttttCGCTGTTCATTTTTTGATGCAATGTTGTTAACAAGTGGGGTTGACATGATATCTTTTACTGTCAAACGGAGATTTTGGGAAGCGAGTTTGCAGCACATTGGCCTTTTATTTATGCTCAAAGTTATACATTGACAAGAAAGCAAGTTTTGAGTAGCTTAATGAAACCTTATTCACTAGGATGACAAGGAAAGTGATGATATAAATAGAACAGAGAGACAAATGAAACGAAATGATACAACAACaattatacatatttataGTATTGAACTTATGAAAGAGGAGGTGGAGCTGAGACTTCAACAGTTCCTTCAAGCATCAGTGTGACTTTCTTCATGGTGGGTCTGAGTGATGGATCCTCCTGAATGCACCATATTGCAATCATCACATACTTCTCCATCTCGTTGATGTCATTGATTTCCTCCTCATCATTCTTGAAGAGCCAGTGCAGCTTCTTTTGCATATAGCAATCATATGCCCAATCAGCTAGTATCATTTCATCTTCATTGTCTGCCACTTCTACAAAATGCTTCCGGCAGAAAATAATCTCTAACAACAAAATGCCATAGCTGTAAACATCAACCTTGACTGTGATAGGTAAGCTTCTGAACCATTCAGGGGCCACATACCCTCTGGTTCCCCTGATAGCAGTCATGCTTCGAGTCTGGTCCAATCTCAAAAGCTTCGCTAATCCGAAGTCAGAAATTCTTGCTGTGAAACAGTCATCAAGAAGAATGTTTTGAGGCTTGATGTCACAATGAACAATTTGGCTGCTGCATTCCTCATGCAAATACAAAAGCCCACTTGCAATTCCCAAGGCAATTTGCCTTCTCTGGTACCAGTTTGGCATTGATTCTCCAAAGAGTAAGCCTGCTAGAGAGCCATTGCTCATAAACTCATATACAAGAATTCGGTGCTCCCCCTCGTTACAAAATCCAAGTAGCTGGACTAAATTTCGGTGATTTGTTCTGCCAATAGCACTCATTTCAGCTTTGAATTCCAAATCATTTTCTCTGACCTTAGCGTCTAAACGTTTGACAGCAACACACCTTCCAGTATCAGACGCTAAAACTCCTTTAAAAACTGTTGCAGAAGCACCACGTCCTATTTCGTCCTTGAATTCGTTCGTAACTTTTTTTAGCTCCTCATAAGTGAAATCCTTCAAATTCATGCCTGACATGACTGGGTGAGGTTGAGTGACCTTTGCTTTTCTAGAATAGACGCGAGAAACAACCAAATAGGTTATTAATGGTAAGAGGATGTTCAGGAACCCCGAGCTACTCATGAGCACTGATCCAACAAGTATCAGAGTTGAattatctttctcttttgtgATTGCACCTCCACCTGACCTTAAAGTAGAGTTGTCTTTCCCAAATTTGATCAGAGCTTTTGCATTAACACTAGGGCCAATCATCCCATTCGAAAAAGGAAGTCTCTTCTTGAAACAGTGTCCACCGGAGTTGACAATTGCAACAGCACAAAAACAATCATCTAGGCAATTCTGTCTGCACCAATTCTCAGTTACCTCCGTAAAATGCTCATAATCTCCAAGtggaaaatttgtgttttgcatgACTTCAAAGTCAAAAAGATGCTCTGGTGAGACCTGGTCACAACTTTGTGGAACAAAGTTTTGTTTACATCCTTTGCGCACATCGTTTGGATCAATAGAGGTGTAACCACGAGGGCAGTCGCAAATTGGTCCTTCATCTCCAAGCCTACATAAGCTGTTGATTCCACATGCACCACGGCCCATATCTTCCTGAATTGACAAGCAGATATTTTGAGGTATGGAAACTGCAGTAGACCAAGCCCTGGGTTCAGCAATCGAGCTAGCACTTTTAGGATAGAAATAGTGCCTCAAAACTCCATCATACTCTAAAGTTACTCTTTGGTAGTAATTTTGTGTTGAAACTGAAGTTGGTAATATGGTTTTTAGTACGCTTCCATTCCTGGATACAACGTAAATGGGGCCAGACTGGTTGAAGATGACCTGAAATCCAATATTTGTAGTTTCGGCTGACCAATAAGCAGAATTGGCAGAGTCTTGTGGGAAATTTGTAGTGGAAAGCACGAGATTTCCATCAGATTGTAGTACAAACAGGAATCTACCTCTTGAGTAATTTGTAGCCGTGTAGCGAGCATAGAGGCTGCTGTTTTGATTTAGAGTCTGTGTTGGCAGGATTGTATCAGTTGGGTGATCAAAACTCTGCCAGAACGTGCTTGAATTTCGGTTGGCCAGCACGAAATTTCCAGTGTCTAGCATGGCTGCGTAGGCAACTTCAGTATCAGTAGATTCAACATACCATATTCTGTTGCCAGTTGCATCTTTGAGAATAAACTGGCCATCACTTGTAAGTTCAACTTGGGATCCTTGTGGCACAAGATTATTCCCATTGGCTGACCAGACAATAGCTCTCTCTGGTATATTATTGAACCAGATGGCCAGTAAGAACCCATCTTTTCCAATCTGTCGGAAACCAAAAGCAAACTCACCAGATGGCGATGGCCACGATGAGTTATCGTCATTTCGTGCAGTGAGGGGGGATGAGCCTGAAGATATGTTTCTGGATGTTTGAGCTATGGTGGAATATGGGAGAGTcatgaaaaggaagaagcaGAGAAGATCGAGCACGGAAAAAACCATGGTAAGATGAGCGTTTTGCTACAGCCTACTAGGAGTGAGATGTACCCCTCCTTCCCTTCCCCCCCGCGCCTAAAAGAagcattttttttacaatagcatctacaatcatgctctctatttttcagttaaaatttagctaaaagcacacaaaagttattttaggagctctctataaaatttcaacttcaatcaTACTCTCTGAtttagggagtcataaatgctagATGGTTTAGAGAATCCATTGTAAATACTCTAACCCCCTCATTGGGTTGCAGCCAATTTTGAACATTCAAAATTGACTGCGATCTTAGAGGTTAAAAGatgttatttttatatttttatatatgttcaaTTGAATAAGAggctttgttttaatatatatatcattattGTCTTAGAATGTGTTATAAAACGTCATAAGTCATAACTCAGGTTGTAGAGTTTTCGATTTGGGTCATAGATTACTAATTGAAAGTGGCAGTTTTTCCTTGCTTTGAGTTTGACGTGCACAATTGTGCAAGGTTTTTCTATTGATTACTCATCTTTTAAACTTGCAAGtattaatgaaagaatttgAGTATGAATTAGATACACTCCCCTTAAGTTTGGTGGAATTAGAAAGCATTTGAGCTGACTTTTAACTCCATAAAACTTTATTCAATCTTagacttttcaaagtcatGTACTTTTTATACAAGTAGAAATCCAGCCTTtcctatattatatatgtttgcAAGCTCTTTCAATC
Protein-coding regions in this window:
- the LOC109949980 gene encoding G-type lectin S-receptor-like serine/threonine-protein kinase LECRK2, with the translated sequence MVFSVLDLLCFFLFMTLPYSTIAQTSRNISSGSSPLTARNDDNSSWPSPSGEFAFGFRQIGKDGFLLAIWFNNIPERAIVWSANGNNLVPQGSQVELTSDGQFILKDATGNRIWYVESTDTEVAYAAMLDTGNFVLANRNSSTFWQSFDHPTDTILPTQTLNQNSSLYARYTATNYSRGRFLFVLQSDGNLVLSTTNFPQDSANSAYWSAETTNIGFQVIFNQSGPIYVVSRNGSVLKTILPTSVSTQNYYQRVTLEYDGVLRHYFYPKSASSIAEPRAWSTAVSIPQNICLSIQEDMGRGACGINSLCRLGDEGPICDCPRGYTSIDPNDVRKGCKQNFVPQSCDQVSPEHLFDFEVMQNTNFPLGDYEHFTEVTENWCRQNCLDDCFCAVAIVNSGGHCFKKRLPFSNGMIGPSVNAKALIKFGKDNSTLRSGGGAITKEKDNSTLILVGSVLMSSSGFLNILLPLITYLVVSRVYSRKAKVTQPHPVMSGMNLKDFTYEELKKVTNEFKDEIGRGASATVFKGVLASDTGRCVAVKRLDAKVRENDLEFKAEMSAIGRTNHRNLVQLLGFCNEGEHRILVYEFMSNGSLAGLLFGESMPNWYQRRQIALGIASGLLYLHEECSSQIVHCDIKPQNILLDDCFTARISDFGLAKLLRLDQTRSMTAIRGTRGYVAPEWFRSLPITVKVDVYSYGILLLEIIFCRKHFVEVADNEDEMILADWAYDCYMQKKLHWLFKNDEEEINDINEMEKYVMIAIWCIQEDPSLRPTMKKVTLMLEGTVEVSAPPPLS